The nucleotide window ATCAGGGCAACACTTCTCCAAGAGAGACAAGTGCAACTCATCAACTTCTCTCGGGAGAatgtcaaattgtttgcttggtTATGGAGGGACATGAATAGAATGgatcacataaaaaaaaaacccATCACAGTGGAAGGtacaagacaaaatatgcttaagGTATGAGTCATGAAAATCGGCCTGTGTCAAGAAACCCATCATAATAGGATGCACAAAACAAAATGTGCTCGAGATGCATGAGTCAGAAAAAACTCGATCTATATTAGAGGAAATTCGCCATAGTGAGAGGCACAAGGAAAAATGTGTCGAAAGCACTTGAGTCAGAAATATCCAATCCATATCAAAAGAAATTCGTCATGGTAAGAGGCACAAAACAAAATATGtttaaggcacaaaacaaaataTGTTTAAGGCACATAAATTGAAAAAACTCAACCTGTATCAAGAAACCTACTACTGTGAGAGACACAAGATAAAATATGTCCGAGGTGTAAGGAGAATATGAAGACCACTCTCCACCCATCTGACCACGTGGGCAAGGGTTCAAGGCAAATGGTCATGAGCTTTTCCTTGCTATTGTCCGCATGGATAAGAGGCTAAGGGGAGGTTATTGGAGGTGGTTAGAAGTTGTCtccttataaaatattttatagaatattataatcAAGTATAAAAGTTCATCTTCAATATAATGAAAAGAGGGGAAGGATCACATTTTTTTATCACTTGCATCCACACTCATGTACCTTGGGTTACTATTTTAGATATCGAAGGGACCGAGTTAAGAAATCTTTTTCGATTTTTATTTTCATACAGGTGACACCTCAAGAGCTTGACGTTTCCACATCGAAGTTCCTTCAAATAACCTTGTGTATATGGGTCTAGACCATGTCAAACTAACTAGAACGTCAATGTCTTCTAGTAGCAATGATTTTTCTTATAAATAGGTGCACGAGGTTCaatgaatatttttaattaaacgtTAGAAAGAAGTAAATATAGTATTCAAAATCATAACTTGACCTTAAAGACCTAATTAAAAGATCATAAACCCAAAACATTAagttgttttatatatatatatatatatatatatatatatatatatatatatatatatatatatatatatatatatatatatatatatatatatatatatatatatacacgataTTGAAGTGTGCTTCACGATGGTTAGTCTTGCGTGGTGGGTAGAGCTAATCCATCTTCGATGGGAGTGGAGTGCATATCGAAGTGTACTTCACGAAATTGCACCACAAACGACAATTTCGAGTGCAACTCAAGCATTAATTTGACTGTGACCACTATCTAGTGTATTCCGGATAAATCAGAGCAaacaatgtgtgtgtgtgttaatgtTAGTTATCCTCTTATCTTCTCAACAAGGCTCAACGTGTCCTCTTTCTCTATTGCCATCAATCATAGTTTCCGTACTCAGATATATTACAAGGAGTTGGGGTTGTTCTCgagacaaaaaaaaacaaaaaaagatggtAAAAAGTTGAAGACAAGCATTGATGAAAAGTTggtggaagagaagaagagagtaGGCAATGACTTAACAATACAGTGGGACCGTTGGGGTTTATCGACGTGATGAAGATACGACCAAGCGGAGGGAACGGAGGAGATAGAGACCAGGTGGTTGATTGAGATTTGTCACTTTGGCCACCACTCCACTTGAAGCGTTAACGCGTGATGATGGAAAGCACCAAACTTATTGTTGTGGTTGGATTAATAAAGTTGAGACGGGTGATTGGAGAGCAGTGATCGTGTGATGCTTGTAAGATGACGAATAGCAATCCCCAATAGTTCTCTTCCACTATTTCGACCTGTGTGGGGGCGGATATTTCAACAAATATTGATCGTTCAAGCAATGAGTTGCTTTCATATTTATCCCTCTACGTTCGAGTTTAATGTATTTaccattcaaaaatctaaaaataagtaTATATCATTGTGATTAATCTCCAACTGCTATTTGACGAATAACCGAAACCCTAAATGGTATTAATATCCTTGAAAAAAATatagataataaaattattatacagATCGAAATGATTTTTATGAAGCTTttttagaagaaaagaaaagaaaagaaaaatgcatgcttGATGCCGAGGGCATTTAGAGTTTTCTGTAGGACTGGAACGGATGATTAGGAAAAGAGAAAGGGTAAATAGCAGTAGAAATAAAACCCCGCTATGGCCTCGAGATTGCAAGTTAAAGCTAATTCTTGAATTCTTGCAGGTAAGACTACTGTGCAGAAAAACGCTACTGGCATGCTACGAAAACGGATTGATTAGGTGGAAGATTCATCGAGTTCTTGGAAGGAAGCAGATGGCATTGTTTCGATGGAACAGCAGCAACAGGCAaacaaaggaaaaggacgagggcGGGGAAAGTAGTTGATGGATCAACCAAACCATACAGAGGTTGTAACCGAATCAGGCCGACACAAAATGTGACGTCAAGCCTAATTAATGCTCATGGAGAAGTTGGTGTTGCTACTCTGCGGTAAGACGTTATCCATCCCCCCTCCACCTAAAAGATCAATGCCATGAAAGCAAGAGTAAAGGGCGTCTTTTCTGACCTGGAAGTACAAATTGCAGGTGGTGTTCTATGATCTGATTCAGCAGGTGACCTAACAGCTTGTTTCTACCTCGGCTTGGTTGAAGTAGCTGCAATTGAGTTGGTCTCTTCCAGCGACATTTGAACTTTAGCGTAACAATGGCATGCAAATTCAATGACTTTCAGCTGAAACAAACTCTTCTGTGGATGGACGATATGAATCTGGTGATGTACATCAGAAACACCAAAAACATGAACTGGTTGTGGCATAAATCTTTAGCAGGAAGCGGAGAAAGGTTTAGACAACGTTTTTGTGAGACCAAGATGCAAAAGAATCACACGTTACTTGAGTTCTTGTATTCTTTCTTTTGTAGCGTGCGGTAACAAATTTTACCTCGTAGAAGGGTCCATCCTTTCTGTAAATGGTCAAACTTGAAAACTTAAGCCTTCTGACGTTCTGCATCTGGGGTTCCACAGGCTTCTTTTGGTTCTTGCCATTATCAGGTTCAGTTAACTGGGGCggaccaatctctctctctctctctctctctctctctctctctcactactTTTTCATATAGGACACACTAAAAGCAGTTGCACCACAAATCGAAATGTTCCATTTTTTCAGCTGGTCCATAAAAGTAACACAAATCATCGACCTGGTTAGCACCTGCAGCTGCTATTCCTGCAGCAAGCCTTGAGCCCAGACCTCCAATGCTGTATCTTGGTTAAACACTAAAGAAAATGATTACCAACCTCCTCCAGTAGAAGTCATCACTGAAGCACTTCCCTTGGCTACAATGTACACAATTGCAAACTGATGCAACCCACTGAACCCAGCACTTGAGTAGTCTCCCAGTAAGATCTCTAAAAAGTAATAGCAGATGCACAACGATGACTTGTCCAGCTCATGTTTCTCGGCTGCAGCGAGGCATATGCAAATTGTATGAATCGTTCGCTCATTTGACTTCCAAGATTACTTGCTGGTAGGATTTTTTAGTATTGTGCAAAATTTTGATTAGACTTTTGGCTAGAAAAGCTCCGAGTAGAATGTCGTTCTTCATAACTTTGATCCCTTGGTCCAACGGGCCTGGATCTGAttgagctccatgaacttccatGATCCTGGTTCCTGTTCCATCTCTCAGCATTTCCTGCCTGATTTGGTACAACCTGGTGGTCTGGTAAATTGTATGAATTTCCAGAAAATGAAGAAATGGGGCCTGGGCTGTTATAACTTGTGGGTTGACCATACCAAGAATTCATATCATTTGATGTATTCCAGACTCTTGGATACAACCCAATTCTTCCTTCATGGTGAGTCATCAGCTCCCTGTTTGGTCCACCGTAGTTTGCTGACTGAGGGGCATATCTGACAGCATCTGACACACTGCAACCAGAAGCAGATATAATAATATCACTCTGGTTTCCAATATAGTGCCTATCATTTTGCTTCGATCCTACTAATGCTGGATTTTCGTTCCCTCTCCAACCTATATTCCACTCATGTCTTGTATGAGCTGTTGCACCTGCAAGATTTGCAGGCTGGCTATAACAAGTAAGTTGAGGTTCTTGTTGTGAATCCTTCAGGATCTTCGGCAGTACATCAGTCAATAACACAGAATCTTCTTGCTTTTGGGATGTTAACCATATCCTAAGACAATGTGGAAAGTATCCAGTGGAGCTCCACTTGTGcaactgcatcattgaaaaaggcCCTTGGATTCTCCCAGATGGATCTTGGTAGTGCCACACCTTATCACCCTCGCCGATGTTTGACGCAAGTGGAACTTCATTAGCGAGTTGCTTACTGTTCCAAACACTGGCCTCCAGTTTTGTTGAATGTGCATGTTCTTTTGGAGTTTCCAAACTGATCCAGCCGACATTACCATCACTCCATGAAGCTTCATTTTTTCGATCACCCGGGGACACTACTGCTTCAATCTTGTCTTCTGTACCTAATACTTGTGTATTTCTATTAGACAACCAACTGGTACTTGAATCTTTTGCTGCATGGTAATTTGAAATTGACCCTCCTTTGTGTGGAGATAGTAACTCCTTTCCTTTGATCTTCCTTGACCTGATAAAATAATTTGCATCTGCAGGAGCAATTAATGATCACAAGATAAGGCACCAGTGTTAAACCAGAAGCAGAAAAGCTGCAAGAGAAATGCATCAGTAATCATGGAGACAATACCTTTTCTATCAGTATCAGCTTCTTCCTCAAGGGACTCGTAATTTGGATCCATATTTGGATCAACATGTATTTCTGGAACTTCATTAACTCTACGCTGGCGTTCCTCAGGTGTGCTCAGAACCTGCAACTTTTCTATGCACTTTCTAAGCGTGGAGGATAGTTAAGAATGATATAGCAATGCATTTTATATGTTTTCAAAGACACCGATGTTGTTAAGAAAAGGTATTCAAGATACTTCCAGAGGTAAAACATGGAAGCAACCACTTTGGACATCATGCAACACATCATAGaagacaaggaaaaaaaaaataactacCAGTTTTGCTTGCGAGATCATCCAACACATCATAAGTAAAAAGTAACTGATCTAAAAGGATATTCCTTTCTACGACCAGTTTCGCTTGCCCGATCACGAAGGTGACCAAGTCGTGACTTCTCGCTTTCCAACCACTGAAAATAAGCATAGGATTTGTAAAGCAATCCGAAATGTGCATCTTGCTACAtagaagtattaaaataataacaTTGCAAGAATCTCCAAAAGAAGTATATAGTATCATTGGTAATGTACTCACATCCTTGACTCTTACTTCTTGGAGAACCTTGGCTTTTTGTAGAACATCCCCCTAAGTcattgaaaatgaaaaaaaaagtttcAGAAATAAGGAAAACAAAGTAATGCTGAATTCTTTATCTTGAATGCTACAGAGCTTACCACGGTCAACCGACTAATCAGCCCACATTTTATGCTCTGTCGCAAGCGTTTGCATTCCTCCTGAAAACATAAGAATAATCATCAggacaaaaaatcaagagaaacaaaattttatttattgaaaATGCCAGTGCCTTAAACATACTGACATATTCTAGTCGCCTCTTTTTTCAGAGAAAAAGACATATTTGGCTATGTAATATAGCCGAGAGAAGGCATTGCCAACCTTTTCATAATAAAATCACAGAAAGATTCAAGTACTCTATAGCCTAGCACACACTTGTGTGCTAATTGTTGCTTGAAAGTGATTGAAATTTGTGGTATGTTAATTGTTGATTGACTGATTGGTCATTATTAATTGTCGATTAATTGACTTGTGCTAATTCCTTTAAAGATGACTATTAAGTATACCCATTATGAGATAAGGGAAATCTATGTCAGACGACGCTTATTACTTTTACTTCCGCCCCATCATCAAGTGCCAGACACTTCtgctttatttttatttctcataTATGCCATACTGGAAATTGCTATAACAATCAAGGAATGATGTTTCACCCGGACTGGTACGAAATGGGAGGTATGTACCAATCCGAGCATCAACTAATATGCAGACTGTCGGATTGCCCCTGGTCCGTCCGCCATATAATAGTGAAACCCTAATCAATTCCGCTTCTCATGCAACCACGACCGATGCCTCCTCTTCTCACCGCGACTGACGCCTCTACTTCTCACCATGATCGACCTCCGCTTCTCACACAAGCCGCTGCTGGCAACCTCCGCTTACCACAACCTCGCTGCGCACCACCGACACACATGATATTTGCCCTAATCACTTCTCGAGTAtgcctcttttcctcttcttcttcctccctcctctATCTCCTtgtcttccttcctccttcctcctatgTTCCTCCACTGTccctttctcttctccctctttttcttcttctctgaaATATCGATGCTGACCGATATATACCGGTACAACAGATCACCAAAACAGATCTGATACCCGAAATGATGATCCTTAATAACAATAACCTAAAACTGGACTTAGCAACTGGAACAATGAGtcaaattttttttatgctttattAACAGTCCAACCAAGGACCAGCATTGGCCACATCTCAGTACTGGTCAACATTcactattttattattttcagtAATATAGGATGGTACATTTAAGCATAGAGCATGATAACTGATACCTTATCAGTTAGACAATGTGTCAAACTAGTATGGATCAAGATTTTAAATATTTGCCTTTAAACATGACTATTTATGCTCACCAAGCATTTaatcaatatggactgatatttCAAGGTAATCTCAGTTCCTTGTTAAGAAGGTGTCAATGATTAAAGTGCCAACactaaatcacaaaaaaaaaaccataaCACTATCTTTTTTTAAAAGGTATAGAACACTACTATAATAATTCCTCAAAATTCATATCTAGCATAAATAGAGAAGCAAGACAACTTTTCATTGCTTAAAAATCAACACCAAGTCCACATTGCATCCAGCAAATGTATAAAACCCTGACATATGTTGTGTAGGCCTTATTGCTAACAAATTCAAAGAGTAGAAACTCCCACCTCTGTAAACTCCTGGTTTGAAAGAGCATCGATAGATAAGATCTCTATCTTGTCTAAATTCAATATCTCCACTGCAATATCTATTGTCTTCTTTCCCAGTTTGTATTTTTCTGCAACCACATGTGTGCCTGGACAGAGAAAAAAATTGATTCTAAACATAAATATTTCTGAGATGTATAGTAGCTAAAATGATAGATAAACCTACCCATAACTTGAACAAGTCGATACATATCTTGCTTTTGACCTGCTGCACCTGAAATCCTTATTCGAacaaaagagccaacaactttctTGCTAAAACTATCATCATTAATTAAATCCTCCATTAAACTGCGACGCAGGTAAATCAAATTGATGTTGTGGACATCTATTGCTGCATAATCTTCAAGATTGAACTGTGGTTCTCTTTCAACTCTTTTACGGGTTTTTTGTCGCTTATCAGAAACAATGCCTGTTATGTTATTGTATTCTTCAGCATCAGTCTGACCAGATTGAGAATCTACAGTTCCCCCTTGGTTATCATGAGTGCTTGCCTGTGAAGCTTCTTTGATAAAAAAGTGGGACTCTAGAAGCTTTAACATTTCAAAATGTCCCACCCGTGCTTTCCCAAACAAGTTATATAGTCTTGTATCACAAACAATTTGACTTTTTCTATGAGGATCACGaagtttattttgctttatgtactCCAGTAGAAGAGCCTGAACATCAAACTGAGACATAACAGATTTATCACCATTTTTCATGTGTGCTACAAGTCCTAAGAGCTCAGGTGTAGCCCATTCACTGTCTTCAGACAAGGATTTCTTCTCATTATCAGCAGGACCTTCAACATCGGTGGGTTTCCTAGAATGTCCTCCAATTTTTTTCCTTGACGAATTGCTACCATCATCACATCCTGGAGAGCTGTCAGAGCTAGCTTCTTCATCATCATTAGCATCATATAACTCATCAGAAGTCTCCTCATTATACACAGAAGTACCAGATCCTTTCCATGTATCTTTAGCATTACCTAACTCTTCTAATGTTAACGATAGCTTGCCTTTAAGTGTCAACCAATACACATTGAACAAATATTCCAAGCTATTTCTATTATCAAAGTCTAACCGACCCTGAAAAAGAAAGCTATAAGGGAAGTACTTGACATGGCATCCTGGTATCTAACTTCTAGTACAACTAACATTTTTAACTTCAAAGATAGATGTGATGAAGAAATAACAAATTCATGGAATTATCAGCATGGTTCACAAAAAACACACTGCATAAGCTGCAACAATCATCAATGGTCACATGTTGACTATACAATCTACAAATTTTAAAGGACACCAAAGACTAAATAAGTATTTAACACTATTTCCTAGGCGTTTAAATGTATGTCCAACAggtttacaagaaataaaagcaTAAAGATAAATCATGAAAATACATCAAAATTCTTGAGTAGAGATATTTCCAAGTGCATTGTCCTGGAACTGGATAAATATGTAAAAATGTAATCCACTTGGTTTTAAATGGCATGTAATGCAAGCCCAAACGTCCAGACAGCAAAACAAACAGCATACAGTTCTAACAAT belongs to Musa acuminata AAA Group cultivar baxijiao chromosome BXJ1-11, Cavendish_Baxijiao_AAA, whole genome shotgun sequence and includes:
- the LOC103972073 gene encoding zinc finger CCCH domain-containing protein 19; amino-acid sequence: MHQLRSLHALVTCASPTESLARESKNPRSLFSASPRLPPLIEEEKSKLFQNPRSPSMEPEDRDNRVVSFLSPTDCISLPPPPQDDNGGDATAVGACVIDEPHLLRSPFAYDAAAAEETLPKRKRGRPRKAHVAGGRKTASKRVEEVCFVCYGGGDLLVCDRRGCLKGYHPTCVNRDQAFFHSQSRWECGWHTCSICKKAATYKCYTCTYSLCKGCIREARYFCVRGSKGFCETCYRTTIMIESNGESNEEKGRLDFDNRNSLEYLFNVYWLTLKGKLSLTLEELGNAKDTWKGSGTSVYNEETSDELYDANDDEEASSDSSPGCDDGSNSSRKKIGGHSRKPTDVEGPADNEKKSLSEDSEWATPELLGLVAHMKNGDKSVMSQFDVQALLLEYIKQNKLRDPHRKSQIVCDTRLYNLFGKARVGHFEMLKLLESHFFIKEASQASTHDNQGGTVDSQSGQTDAEEYNNITGIVSDKRQKTRKRVEREPQFNLEDYAAIDVHNINLIYLRRSLMEDLINDDSFSKKVVGSFVRIRISGAAGQKQDMYRLVQVMGTHVVAEKYKLGKKTIDIAVEILNLDKIEILSIDALSNQEFTEEECKRLRQSIKCGLISRLTVGDVLQKAKVLQEVRVKDWLESEKSRLGHLRDRASETGRRKELRKCIEKLQVLSTPEERQRRVNEVPEIHVDPNMDPNYESLEEEADTDRKDANYFIRSRKIKGKELLSPHKGGSISNYHAAKDSSTSWLSNRNTQVLGTEDKIEAVVSPGDRKNEASWSDGNVGWISLETPKEHAHSTKLEASVWNSKQLANEVPLASNIGEGDKVWHYQDPSGRIQGPFSMMQLHKWSSTGYFPHCLRIWLTSQKQEDSVLLTDVLPKILKDSQQEPQLTCYSQPANLAGATAHTRHEWNIGWRGNENPALVGSKQNDRHYIGNQSDIIISASGCSVSDAVRYAPQSANYGGPNRELMTHHEGRIGLYPRVWNTSNDMNSWYGQPTSYNSPGPISSFSGNSYNLPDHQVVPNQAGNAERWNRNQDHGSSWSSIRSRPVGPRDQSYEERHSTRSFSSQKSNQNFAQY